One window of Curtobacterium sp. 458 genomic DNA carries:
- the glmU gene encoding bifunctional UDP-N-acetylglucosamine diphosphorylase/glucosamine-1-phosphate N-acetyltransferase GlmU, with amino-acid sequence MTDQRIAVVVLAAGQGTRMKSATPKVLHRLAGLPLIAHVLRTASSLEPEHVAVVVRHERDRVAAEVVERAPGALVVDQDDVPGTGRAVEVAVQALPDDFDGAVVVLSGDVPLLDAVSLRSLVDAHVGGGNGATFVSAIAPDPTGLGRIVRDADGAFVGVVEHKDATAEQLTITEANAGIYAFDVTHLRAVLPALTTANAQGEKYITDAPALIGERGGRIDVVTLTDPWLVAGINDRAQLSDAARELNARIVRRHQVAGVTVQDPATTWIDLDVTIEPDAEVLPGTQLVGATAVASGAVVGPDTTLRDTEVGAGATVNRVDATLAVIGAGASVGPFAYLRPGTILGDQGKIGTFVETKNAVIGRGSKVPHLSYIGDAEVGEDSNIGANTITANYDGVAKHRTEVGSNVRTGSHNVFVAPVRIGDGAYTGAGTTVRKDVPAGSLAISYAPQRNTDGWVEEHRPGTPAAEAARRARGEQI; translated from the coding sequence ATGACCGACCAGCGCATCGCCGTCGTCGTCCTCGCCGCAGGCCAGGGCACCCGCATGAAGTCCGCCACGCCGAAGGTGCTGCACCGCCTCGCCGGACTGCCGCTCATCGCGCACGTGCTCCGCACCGCGTCGTCGCTCGAGCCCGAGCACGTCGCCGTCGTGGTCCGTCACGAGCGGGACCGCGTCGCCGCCGAGGTCGTCGAGCGTGCGCCGGGCGCCCTCGTGGTCGACCAGGACGACGTCCCCGGCACCGGCCGCGCCGTGGAGGTCGCGGTGCAGGCGCTCCCCGACGACTTCGACGGTGCCGTCGTGGTGCTCTCGGGCGACGTGCCGCTGCTCGACGCCGTGTCCCTCCGGTCCCTCGTCGACGCCCACGTCGGCGGCGGCAACGGCGCCACCTTCGTGAGCGCGATCGCCCCGGACCCCACCGGACTCGGCCGCATCGTCCGCGACGCCGACGGCGCGTTCGTCGGGGTCGTCGAGCACAAGGACGCGACGGCCGAGCAGCTGACGATCACCGAGGCGAACGCGGGCATCTACGCGTTCGACGTCACCCACCTCCGCGCGGTCCTGCCCGCGCTCACCACGGCGAACGCGCAGGGCGAGAAGTACATCACCGACGCGCCCGCGCTCATCGGCGAGCGGGGCGGGCGCATCGACGTCGTCACGCTCACCGACCCGTGGCTCGTCGCCGGCATCAACGACCGCGCGCAGCTGTCCGACGCCGCCCGCGAGCTGAACGCCCGGATCGTCCGTCGTCACCAGGTCGCCGGTGTCACCGTGCAGGACCCGGCGACGACGTGGATCGACCTCGACGTCACGATCGAGCCGGACGCCGAGGTCCTGCCGGGCACGCAGCTCGTGGGGGCCACCGCCGTCGCGTCCGGAGCCGTCGTCGGACCGGACACCACGCTCCGTGACACCGAGGTCGGCGCGGGCGCGACCGTGAACCGGGTCGACGCGACCCTCGCCGTGATCGGTGCGGGAGCCTCCGTCGGACCGTTCGCGTACCTGCGTCCGGGGACGATCCTCGGCGACCAGGGCAAGATCGGCACCTTCGTCGAGACGAAGAACGCGGTCATCGGCCGGGGCAGCAAGGTCCCGCACCTGTCGTACATCGGCGACGCCGAGGTGGGCGAGGACTCGAACATCGGCGCGAACACGATCACCGCGAACTACGACGGCGTCGCGAAGCACCGGACCGAGGTCGGGTCGAACGTCCGCACCGGGTCGCACAACGTGTTCGTCGCCCCGGTTAGGATTGGTGACGGAGCGTACACCGGCGCCGGGACCACCGTCCGCAAGGACGTCCCTGCCGGGTCGCTGGCGATCAGCTACGCCCCACAGCGCAACACCGACGGCTGGGTCGAGGAACACCGACCCGGAACGCCGGCGGCCGAGGCGGCTCGGCGCGCGCGCGGCGAACAGATCTGA
- a CDS encoding MFS transporter: MTVSPTAVPPQRTDRRALVSWALWDWGSAAFNAVVTTFVFSTYLASRAFVDPALVADTSAAGKAAVERELAHNAAVVSTTLAIAGLVVALVAPAVGRLADSTGHRRRSVLIATIGIALSIGGMVFVAPSQPYLYLGAALLGIGTVAYEIASVGYNAMLGQVAPADRTGRVSAIGWAAGYFGGIVLLVVLLVLCIQDFGRGDVAGLLQLPATVATGQWDVRVAICIAAVWLAVSSVPLFLVVPEAAADRSRGGNVFAAYRDLARDVARLWRERRNVLGFLVASAVFRDGVGAVFTFGGIIAAQVFGFTPSQVILFAIAANVVAGVATYASGRLDDRFGSRALIMVSLVGLALCGLGVLAAGTSSALFWVLGLTLALFVGPVQASSRAYLARLATPGREGELFGLYATTGRAATFLAPTLFALAVTIGGSTRYGILGIVVVLVAGLVCMAFVRAEPAGR; this comes from the coding sequence ATGACCGTGTCGCCCACCGCCGTGCCACCGCAGCGCACCGATCGCCGCGCGCTCGTCTCGTGGGCGCTCTGGGACTGGGGGTCCGCGGCGTTCAACGCGGTCGTGACCACCTTCGTCTTCAGCACGTACCTCGCGAGCCGGGCGTTCGTCGACCCGGCGCTGGTGGCCGACACCTCGGCTGCCGGGAAGGCAGCCGTGGAGCGCGAGCTCGCGCACAACGCGGCCGTGGTCTCGACGACGCTCGCGATCGCCGGGCTCGTCGTCGCCCTCGTCGCGCCCGCGGTCGGCCGGCTCGCGGACAGCACCGGACACCGTCGACGGTCCGTCCTCATCGCGACGATCGGGATCGCGCTGTCCATCGGCGGCATGGTGTTCGTCGCCCCGAGCCAGCCGTACCTGTACCTCGGCGCCGCACTGCTCGGCATCGGCACCGTCGCGTACGAGATCGCCAGCGTCGGTTACAACGCGATGCTCGGACAGGTCGCACCCGCGGACCGCACGGGTCGGGTGTCGGCGATCGGCTGGGCCGCGGGCTACTTCGGTGGCATCGTGCTCCTCGTCGTCCTGCTCGTCCTCTGCATCCAGGACTTCGGACGCGGCGACGTCGCGGGGCTCCTGCAGCTGCCGGCCACCGTAGCCACCGGGCAGTGGGACGTCCGCGTCGCGATCTGCATCGCCGCCGTGTGGCTCGCCGTGAGCTCGGTACCGCTCTTCCTCGTCGTGCCCGAGGCCGCCGCCGACCGGTCCCGCGGCGGCAACGTCTTCGCCGCGTACCGGGACCTCGCACGCGACGTCGCGCGGCTGTGGCGGGAGCGCCGCAACGTCCTCGGGTTCCTCGTCGCGAGCGCCGTGTTCCGGGACGGCGTCGGCGCGGTGTTCACCTTCGGCGGGATCATCGCCGCGCAGGTGTTCGGCTTCACGCCGTCGCAGGTGATCCTGTTCGCGATCGCCGCCAACGTCGTCGCGGGGGTCGCGACGTACGCCTCCGGTCGGCTCGACGACCGGTTCGGCTCCCGGGCGCTCATCATGGTCTCGCTCGTCGGCCTCGCGCTCTGCGGGCTCGGGGTGCTCGCCGCCGGCACCTCGTCCGCGCTGTTCTGGGTGCTCGGCCTCACCCTGGCGCTCTTCGTCGGGCCGGTGCAGGCGTCCTCCAGGGCCTACCTCGCGCGGCTCGCGACCCCGGGCCGCGAGGGCGAGCTCTTCGGGCTGTACGCCACCACCGGGCGCGCGGCGACGTTCCTCGCCCCGACGCTGTTCGCGCTCGCGGTGACGATCGGGGGATCGACGCGGTACGGGATCCTCGGCATCGTGGTGGTGCTCGTCGCGGGGCTCGTGTGCATGGCGTTCGTGCGTGCGGAGCCCGCCGGCCGCTGA
- a CDS encoding glycosyltransferase family 39 protein encodes MPSRVLALADDVRVRIGALVVVGLWALFQCLWNLGGPNVTGDEDIYVRAGWQYVHGDFTGNREHPPTAKYLFGLAQFVAGQGPTGPRVLVGLLTLAVGVVLFVWLRREVGWWGGLLAAALWWLTPRGGAGPRVDRLALLDPVMTAFAVFAIVAAWWWIRSERAWWAAPVSGVLMAVSVTSKVSTVVLLPAFLLLPFLFRAVRKGLVGGALWAAAFAITFVALYVPMGIRSAITYMVTFQEGQNTNGHPITIDGKIYTFAPWWASLQFMANGTGKVLLLVIVVGVLAALIVRFDRLVAYIGVAFLLIAGFYVVVAKIALPTYYTAWMPFLLVLAAIGLARLATVPPRWLTVPVVLVLVVALVVPSVRLSQAVVRAHPTGIALLPGYLDREGVPDGPILFVAATPTLFRPYVGDLGSNRLDRGPYVAIVVGNDQRLPAPGAVTRLLREDRSAFTTTSLDGLRVYVPKDGRVRESGGSLSVG; translated from the coding sequence GTGCCGTCCCGAGTCCTCGCCCTCGCCGACGACGTCCGCGTCCGCATCGGCGCCCTCGTCGTCGTCGGCCTGTGGGCGCTCTTCCAGTGCCTGTGGAACCTCGGCGGCCCGAACGTCACGGGCGACGAGGACATCTACGTCCGCGCCGGCTGGCAGTACGTGCACGGTGACTTCACCGGCAACCGCGAGCACCCGCCGACCGCCAAGTACCTCTTCGGGCTGGCGCAGTTCGTCGCCGGGCAGGGGCCGACCGGACCGCGGGTCCTCGTCGGCCTGCTGACCCTCGCGGTCGGCGTCGTGCTGTTCGTCTGGCTCCGCCGTGAGGTCGGTTGGTGGGGCGGCCTGCTCGCGGCGGCACTGTGGTGGCTCACCCCGCGCGGCGGCGCCGGGCCCCGCGTCGACCGGCTGGCGCTCCTCGACCCGGTGATGACGGCGTTCGCGGTGTTCGCGATCGTCGCCGCCTGGTGGTGGATCCGCAGCGAGCGGGCCTGGTGGGCGGCGCCGGTGTCCGGCGTGCTCATGGCCGTCTCGGTCACGTCGAAGGTGTCGACGGTGGTCCTGCTGCCCGCGTTCCTGCTGCTGCCGTTCCTGTTCCGTGCCGTCCGGAAGGGACTCGTCGGCGGGGCGCTCTGGGCCGCGGCGTTCGCGATCACGTTCGTGGCGCTCTACGTGCCGATGGGCATCCGGTCCGCGATCACCTACATGGTGACCTTCCAGGAGGGCCAGAACACCAACGGGCACCCCATCACCATCGACGGGAAGATCTACACCTTCGCGCCGTGGTGGGCGAGCCTGCAGTTCATGGCGAACGGCACCGGGAAGGTCCTGCTGCTCGTGATCGTCGTCGGGGTCCTCGCCGCCCTCATCGTCCGGTTCGATCGACTCGTGGCGTACATCGGCGTCGCGTTCCTGCTCATCGCCGGGTTCTACGTCGTCGTCGCGAAGATCGCACTCCCCACGTACTACACGGCCTGGATGCCCTTCCTCCTGGTGCTCGCCGCGATCGGTCTCGCGCGCCTCGCCACCGTCCCGCCGCGGTGGCTGACGGTGCCCGTGGTCCTCGTGCTCGTCGTCGCCCTCGTGGTGCCGTCGGTCCGGCTCAGCCAGGCGGTGGTCCGTGCGCACCCGACCGGGATCGCCCTGCTGCCCGGGTACCTCGACCGCGAGGGCGTGCCGGACGGGCCGATCCTCTTCGTCGCCGCGACGCCGACGCTCTTCCGCCCGTACGTCGGGGACCTCGGCTCGAACCGCCTCGACCGCGGGCCGTACGTCGCGATCGTGGTCGGCAACGACCAGCGGTTGCCCGCGCCCGGCGCCGTGACGCGGCTCCTCCGCGAGGACCGCTCGGCCTTCACGACGACGTCGCTCGACGGGCTCCGGGTGTACGTGCCGAAGGACGGCCGCGTGCGGGAGTCCGGCGGGTCGCTCTCCGTCGGCTGA